Below is a genomic region from Eulemur rufifrons isolate Redbay chromosome 24, OSU_ERuf_1, whole genome shotgun sequence.
CGGaaccggggtgggggggggcaccGCGCAGCACAGAGAGGGGAAGCGAGGGGGAAAATGGCGGGGGGCAAAGAGCGACGTGGGGAGCCGCCCGCACCGCCGCATCGCGACCCCGTCGCCCTCACCTTGTTTATTCTCGTTGAGCTGCCGCTCGAACTCGTCGAAGTCCGACATGCTGAGGCGGCCGCGTAGGGCCCTGTGCAGCTCTCGCCTCGCCTTGCCGCCCGCCCGCTCTGGCCGCTTCGGCTACTTCCGCCGCTGGCTTCGGCTACTTCCGGCCGCCGCCGGCGCTTCGCCGCCTTCTACCTAATCAAGCCCCCGgcagcccgccccgccccgcccaggctccgccccctctccccacccgcCCCCTCCGCGAGCTGCCCCTGTCCCCCCCGAGCCTGGCTTCGAAGCACGTCGGCTATTTCCGGAGAGTGGCTGAAAAGGTCGGCCGGCGCGGCTTCGGCTGCTTCCGAAAACACCCGAAGCGAGGGTTTTGCCGGCTTCCCAGGTCTCCGTAACTTTTCGGAGATCAGCTCCTCAACGTTCGGAGGTTTCTGCGGGTCCTCGCGTTCCTCCGCGCCCAGCCCCCTCTAAAGGTTCGGCGTCTTCTGACAATTCAAACCGCCCCAGTCTGTGGCTTCTTCCGCAGACTCGCCCCGCCTTCTCCGCCGGCCCTGTCCAAGCAATCGTCCACTTCCGACAAGCCTAACCGTCCCGGACTTCGGCCCCTGCCGAAGGTTTCCGGTGCTCGCCCTCGGGTCCCTCCAGAGATTACGCTCGATTCCAAGATTCGGCTCTTTCCGGAGATTCCACTCGTTCACTCCTCCCCTGTCGGAGAACTTCGGCTTCTTCCGCCACCGCTTCGTAAAGGCCTCACTGACGGGGAACAGCTTCGGCTTTTTCCGTCGGCGCTTCGGCTCCTTCCGGCTTCGGGAacagaaaagggagggaggacgGAGGCAAGATGGGTCAGGGAAAAGGATACAGAAAAGGGGGCGGGGTCCCGGCTCTCGGCACCTGGCTCTCGGGGTggggagaatggaaagaaaagaagggcCAACCTGGAGGAGGACCTGAGAAGGTTGCGTGAGGCAAAAGCAGCCAGCGAGCGAAGGGTGCGCGCGGCCGATGCGGAGGTTGGCAGCGCGGCTTTGTGCGCCTGCGCGGGGTGGAAGCTAGGAGCTGAAATGGACTTCTGCGCCTGCGTAGAAATCTGTCCCCGGCGAGGTTCCTCACCGCTCCAGTAAGGAGGGGGACGGGTTCCAGAGTCCACAGTGCGCGTGCGCGAGATTTTCCCTTCCCGGAGGGAAGGTACTGCATTCCTTACCGTTGGGCAAGGCCGCCCTCTCCTGGTTGCCTTGGTAGCCGCGTGACGGGTACGCTTGTCTCTCCCGCCGCGCAGGCGCAGGAGACGGTTGGAAATACTACGTCCGATAAAATACTATCTCCTTACCGCCCCCTGGCGGGCAGGCGGAACCGTCCGCCCAGACAGCCGCTGGTCCCCGCGGTGGCCGCGGCTGGAGGTCATTGAGTCCCGCCTCCTGCCGCTCCGCCGCTTCTCGGGAGAGCCCAGCCAGGTGTGTCCACACTTCTCTTCCAGAGCTCTGCCCCCTCCGAGTTTCCTGGGGCACAGctgcttctccccctcccacctctgcctccagggGGCTAATTACACCCTGTCCTCCCCAACCTTCCCGCTTCCCGCCTGACCGCCGCTCCCTGGAACCAGCTCACCAGCCCTGTCACCATCTCCGTGGCGACAGCCGCCCCCTTCCAGGCACGTCCCCCTCCTAGGAAGAGGCTGAGGCCCAGTTTATTCCaaatttttatgtctcttttttaatttaaattctctgaATAATTCTCTGTCTCACGTGGAATGGGAGTGGTCCGTCCGGGAATGTGGGTGGGCAGCTCCTGGCAGGGGAACAGGCGGGCCAGCCTCTCCCGGGGCCCGGGGCATACACAGACTCCCCCGCAGAGAGGGGCACCCAGCCAGCCGGCGTTCTTGGGAGCGAGGGGCCCGGCGAGGGCAGGGCTGGCGCGGCCCGCGTGGCGGGGAACGCCGTGTTTAGGAAGGGGAGGCGGCTCTGGGGAGCCTAGCCGAGGGGGACCCCTCCCACAGAGGAATGAGGAGGATGCTAGGACGgcgggggagaggggacaggTCTATATACAAGGGGCCccggggtgggagtgggggcctGCGGGAGGAGGAAGAGCGCGCGCAGAGACGCCGCCTGCCCCGGGAGGCCCCTTGCGGAGCGCCCGGCTCGTGCACCCGGGCCGGCATCACCGCTTGAAGCGGTAGGTGATGGGGAGCAGCAGCTTGCTCTTCTTGAGCGCCTGCACCTTCTTGAGCGTCTCGTCGTCCAGGGCCAGGAAGCAGCGGCGGGAGTACTCGAGCAGGCGCTCTTTGGAGGGGTCGAACTCTCCCACCTCGGCCAGCTTCTCTGGGGCCACGATGAGCAGCTCGGCGATGGGCGTGGTCAGCGCCACCGTGTTGCGGTCCACGCGGTGGTGCTCGAAGGCCCGTGACATGCTTTTTAGCTTCTGGAAGGTGCCCAGGATCTTCTTGTAGCGGCAGAGAACCCCGTCCGCGTCCTTCACTGCGGAgcccggggtggggggcacagaggGAAGGAATGGGCACGGGGAGGGAAGGGCCAAGGCCGGGACGGATGAGGAGTCCAGTCCAGGAAGGCATGGAGAACAACACAGAaaacaggaggaaggggagacgGGACAAGTGCAGGTGGAGTTCGGGCCAGGGGGAAATTGAAGGTAGGCCCAGAGAGGATGAGGAGAGAAATGAGCAGAGACTGGGTTAAACCACCTGAgccacagccccctccctccccgcccagTCAGGTAGCTTCCAGCGCCCTCCTCTTtttcactgatgaggaaacttAGACTCAGGAAGAGTAAGGAAGTGCCCAAGGTAGCCCTGCTGGTGAGGGTGACCCAAGATGTAAGGAAGGTAAACCCGGGACCACACGTGGATGGGGGGCAGCGGAGCCAGGTCTGGTCTTTTCACAGCTAAGGAGGCCAAGGCTTGGAGAGGAGAGGGGACTACTTGAAAGGACACACAGCAGGTCCGTGCACCACACCGCTCAGCGCCCACCCCACGCACCGCGCTCACCCCGCTGCCTCTCCCGGGCCTTGGGCTTCCCCAGGCGCCTTCGGCCGGCGCCTCCCTTCTGCCTCTGCCGCCGCCTCTCGCTGGCGCTGCCTTCTTCCGACGCTCCGCTGAGGGAGGAGGCTGCTGACTCCAGGTCAGAGGCctcgcccccagccccaccccggcTGTCCCCCTCCACTCGCCGGGACCCGGGCTTCACCCGGCAGTGGTcctctggggagagagagagagacacacacacacacacacacacacatgaactgCGGGACCAGACATCACATCACAGATCTCAGGGGGAAAAGAGGGGGCCT
It encodes:
- the CCDC106 gene encoding coiled-coil domain-containing protein 106 isoform X1 encodes the protein MNDRNNRRRTMKKDDEAFEISIPFDEAPHLDSQIFYSLSPSRGNFEEPPEAASPTLALMNSVKAQLHMALERNSWLQKRIEDLEEERDFLRCQLDKFISSARMDAEDHCRVKPGSRRVEGDSRGGAGGEASDLESAASSLSGASEEGSASERRRQRQKGGAGRRRLGKPKARERQRVKDADGVLCRYKKILGTFQKLKSMSRAFEHHRVDRNTVALTTPIAELLIVAPEKLAEVGEFDPSKERLLEYSRRCFLALDDETLKKVQALKKSKLLLPITYRFKR
- the CCDC106 gene encoding coiled-coil domain-containing protein 106 isoform X2, giving the protein MNDRNNRRRTKPPEAASPTLALMNSVKAQLHMALERNSWLQKRIEDLEEERDFLRCQLDKFISSARMDAEDHCRVKPGSRRVEGDSRGGAGGEASDLESAASSLSGASEEGSASERRRQRQKGGAGRRRLGKPKARERQRVKDADGVLCRYKKILGTFQKLKSMSRAFEHHRVDRNTVALTTPIAELLIVAPEKLAEVGEFDPSKERLLEYSRRCFLALDDETLKKVQALKKSKLLLPITYRFKR